In one window of Candidatus Avedoeria danica DNA:
- a CDS encoding enoyl-CoA hydratase/isomerase family protein, whose product MTGSDTVQYAFADGVATLTLNRPDKMNAFTDAMLHALLKGLRACERDAAVRAIVLTGAGRAFTAGQDLGDVQDRGHGLSFKEHLEATYNKIVRALRTVEKPVIASVNGVAAGAGASIAFACDIRLAAESAKFATAFGLVGLVPDSGATWFLPRFLGYARAYELYATGGRLTAAEAHAAGIVNHVVPDAELADRTAVLAAQLASGPTKAFGLTKRAMNRAAAGSLDDALDYEAHLQQIAGLTADHGEGVRAFLEKRPPRFTGT is encoded by the coding sequence GTGACCGGGAGCGATACCGTCCAGTACGCCTTCGCCGACGGCGTCGCGACGCTCACGTTGAACCGCCCGGACAAGATGAACGCCTTCACCGACGCGATGCTGCACGCGCTGCTCAAGGGGTTGCGCGCGTGCGAGCGCGACGCGGCCGTGCGCGCGATCGTCCTGACGGGCGCCGGGCGGGCGTTCACGGCCGGCCAGGACCTGGGCGACGTTCAGGACCGCGGGCACGGCCTGAGCTTCAAGGAACACCTCGAAGCGACCTACAACAAGATCGTCCGGGCGCTGCGCACCGTCGAGAAGCCCGTCATCGCGTCCGTGAACGGGGTTGCGGCCGGGGCGGGCGCCAGCATCGCCTTTGCATGCGACATCCGGCTCGCCGCCGAGTCCGCCAAGTTCGCCACCGCGTTCGGCCTCGTCGGCCTCGTGCCCGACAGCGGCGCCACGTGGTTCCTGCCACGGTTCCTCGGCTACGCGCGGGCGTACGAGCTCTACGCCACCGGAGGCCGCTTGACCGCCGCCGAGGCGCATGCCGCCGGCATCGTCAACCACGTCGTGCCCGACGCCGAGCTGGCGGACCGCACGGCGGTGCTCGCCGCGCAGCTTGCGAGCGGCCCGACGAAAGCGTTCGGCCTGACGAAGCGGGCGATGAACCGCGCCGCCGCGGGCTCGCTGGACGACGCGTTGGACTACGAGGCCCACCTCCAGCAGATCGCGGGCCTCACCGCCGACCATGGTGAGGGCGTTCGCGCGTTCCTCGAGAAGCGCC
- a CDS encoding enoyl-CoA hydratase/isomerase family protein, translating to MPDQFVLTDRDGPVGIVQFNRPDKLNALSPALIAQMADALEAFDADPEVGAIVLTGNARAFAAGADIGDMAEAGVVDQIRRDMFATWDRVRKVKKPIIAAVSGFALGGGCETAMMCDMIVASETAQFGQPEINIGVMPGAGGSQRLAQAIGKARTMELVLTGRFFSAHEAHAWGLVNRVVPVEAYLDEAIRLAREIASKPPIAVQLAKQAVNSVFDDYLDRGLLTERRLFYLLFGTDDQTEGMRAFLDKRVPVWKGR from the coding sequence ATGCCCGATCAGTTCGTCCTCACCGATCGCGACGGCCCGGTCGGGATCGTGCAGTTCAACAGGCCCGACAAGCTGAACGCGCTCAGCCCGGCGCTGATCGCCCAGATGGCCGACGCGCTCGAGGCGTTCGACGCGGATCCGGAGGTCGGGGCGATCGTCCTCACCGGCAATGCGCGCGCGTTCGCCGCCGGCGCAGACATCGGCGACATGGCCGAGGCGGGCGTGGTCGACCAGATCCGGCGCGACATGTTCGCCACGTGGGACCGCGTCCGCAAAGTGAAGAAGCCGATCATCGCCGCCGTGAGCGGCTTTGCGCTCGGCGGCGGCTGCGAGACGGCGATGATGTGCGACATGATCGTCGCCAGCGAGACGGCACAGTTCGGCCAGCCCGAGATCAACATCGGCGTCATGCCCGGCGCAGGCGGGTCGCAGCGACTGGCGCAGGCGATCGGCAAGGCGCGGACGATGGAACTTGTGCTGACCGGCCGCTTCTTCAGTGCCCACGAAGCGCATGCCTGGGGCCTGGTGAACCGCGTCGTGCCCGTCGAGGCCTATTTGGACGAGGCGATCCGCTTGGCCCGCGAGATCGCGTCCAAGCCGCCGATCGCCGTCCAGCTGGCCAAGCAGGCCGTGAACAGCGTCTTCGATGACTACCTGGACCGCGGCCTCCTCACCGAGCGGCGGCTGTTCTACCTGCTCTTCGGAACCGACGATCAGACCGAGGGGATGCGCGCCTTCCTCGACAAGCGCGTGCCGGTCTGGAAGGGGCGATAG